In the genome of Pyrobaculum islandicum DSM 4184, the window GATCAGACGGTTTGCCTGGTAATGGCGGTTATATAAGCGATGAGGTTTGGTATGTCACGTCGGCTAGAAACATACTGCACGACTTCTTTAAAACTCCAGCTAACTCGCCCTACTATACCACCACATTGGACTGTCTCACTAATGAGAGCAGAATTGTGAAAGAATATGTCAACATAAATGCAGTAACTGTTACAGGCAACGTCAAGTGTTACATAAGGAGGGGATTTCCATATCCAGACAAAGAGGGGATACTCAGCTACTACAACTTTGAACATCCTCCGCTGGCTAAATACGTAATAGGACTTATGGAGGCCATCCACGACGAGCCGCTCTTCTGGAGGATCCCCTCTATGGTGCTTGGAGCGGCCACGCTTATACTCGTCTTTCTCTCGGCGAGACGTGTAACGGGAAATCTATGGGCGCTGGCAGCTACGGCTCTCATGATATTCGACAACACCTTTAGAGCTATGTCCGGCATCGCCATGCTAGATATATATCTCGCGTTTTTTACAGCTCTGCTAGTCTACCTCCACCTCTCTGGGAGACTACTGGGAGTTGGAACGGCATTAGGTCTCGCGGCTTCTGTTAAATACTCTGGGGTGTTTCCCCTATTTGGACTTGCCTACTTATACGGAAGACGGGGGGTCTGGGGCTTCGTAGCGGTTTTTCTCATGGCTATGTCTGTGTTTACACTGGTCAACATGCCTATCGCCGGACAGTTAGGCATCCAAAGGTGGGTTCATGAGATTCTAGCCGCAATATCGTGGCATACTACCTCCAGACCGCCGGGCCCTATCGCCTCTAACCCCTTGGACTGGCTTTGTATGCACAATAGTTTCGCCCTATATACCAGCCCAGACATATATGCCTCAGGGACACCCGCATATCTTGTAGCGTTGGTTTATGCCTTATATAAAAGAGATGACGTTTCTATACTGTATCTTTCTACATATGGGGGCTATTGGCTGGTGTATTTGCTTGGCAACCACACGCTCTACAGCTTCTACACTACGCACTTCTCGCCGCTCGCTCATATACTAATCGCAAGGCTTTTATCAGACATAGCTAGGAGGAAGTAGATTGGCGTTTGCTTACTTCTGTATGGATACGACTTAGTCTTTCGTATATGTCGAGAAGTAGAGACATAGACCGTAGATGGTCTACCATTTCAGATGCCGTTAGCTTTTCTAACTCTCTACCAAGCTGTAGAATTTTGTCAAAAATTATTTTCCTGACTTCTCTTAGCTGAATTACCTCTAGCGCTTGTTGTGCCTCCTCTTCAGATTTTACAAGTACTACAGTCTTCTCACAATTGGCGCAGTAGAGCTCTCCCGTTTTTAATCTCACTAATACGGTACCGCAGACAGGACAAGTATACGGCGTAAGAGCTGCGCCGGCCCTAACTAGTTGGGCTATTTTTTTCACAACATCTCTCTCCACAGTGTCTGAACTGATAAAGAGAGTATAAATATTAGTGTTCGTAGCCAGTTAACTGCTTTAATAAAGCCCATATGAGAAAAACTTGTGGACGTCGTAAAAATACTGCTTCTCACCCTGGGAGGGGGGCTTGAACATGCACTTAACGTATACAGACAGTTGAAAGATCTACAACTTGAAATAGTAGAGGGGGGCAATGTGTTAATAAATGGGATATCTGTCGTAGGAAAGGGCACAAATAGTGTTGTCTTTAAATGTAGGCCGGAAATTACAAAAAACGTAGAGCTAGCTTGTAAGTTACGGAGGGGGGATTCCACAAGATCTTCATTTGCGCCAGAGGGACAGTTCCTACATCTTGCAAACACCGTCGGCGTGGGGCCTGAGGTTTATGCCTACTACAAGGACATTGTTATATACCGCTATATAGATGGCATACACATTGATACATGGTGGAGAGAGGCGTCGCCTGAGAAAAAACGCATAGTTGTGGAAGAGCTCATGAGCCAAGCCTATAAACTTGATAAAATCGGGCTGTCACACAACGAATTATCTAGACTTGAAAAGCATGTCTTAATAGAACGCGACTTGCCTGTGATAATAGATTTCGAATCCGCAACGCTTGGGAGTAGAAATAACGTAACCCAGGTGTCAAACGGTCTTATGCGTCTAGGGCTAAAGCCTCCTGCGGAGTCCTTGCGGACGTATAAAAGGTGTTTATGTATTGATGCCTTTAAAGAGATTCTAAGATTTTTCCTTGACCAACTTTAGGGAAATTTCCCAAATCTTATCACCTAGGTGATGTAAGTTTATCAAGACTTTACCCTTTTGCATCTGTTCAATTTCGGACTTCGAATATAGGGCTACTGATATAGCAATCACACGGTTTTTTTCGTCTGTTACAAATACAATATCCCCCTTATTAAAATCGCCAACAAAGCTCTTTATCCCAGGGCGCATAATATCTGCGCCTTTTATTATGCGAACAACCGCACCTTGATCTACCACGGCTTTGGGATACTGAGGGAGAAGCCTATTCTTTGAAGATTTGTGAATAAGATAGAGAGTGGGGACAACAAAAACCCCCAACTCCCCCTCTGAGACCTTTAAAAATAGAGGCTCTCCATCTACTAAATAGATATGTTGTTTTTCAGATACATGAGCCACTTCTACCACATCTGCCTCCTCTAATATAGACGTCATAAAGTTGTATGTCTCACGCAATTCTTTAATCTCCCTGTTGCTAAGCCTTGTGCGTTTCACACATAATTTTCTAGACCCTAGTAAAATATTTTATTACAACGCTATCTCAGCTTATGAATGTCTCGTCATCTATAAGCCTTGCCGGGTGTCGTCACAAGCATATGCATAATATAGTCTTTAATTTTTTAAGTTGAACAAATATATTACGTCGTGAATAAACTCGTGGAGGCAACTCTTAACATTGTTAGAAATATGGGAGAGTCTCTATTCGTAGATCTTTCTAAGCCATACGCCTATACCCTCGTGGCGAAGTTCGGTAATCAGAAATTCCTGATGCGTATCGCCTCAGACGCTGAAAACATATCAACAAGCGCAGTTCGTGACCTAAAAATACTAAGCGCGTATACAGATGCGATAAGTATATGCATAGTCTCAAGCGTAAGGGGACAGATACTTCAGAGGGGAACTGTGTATCTTAGGGATAACGTTAAGTTTATCTCTTTGTCTACTTTTGCCGATGCACTAAGAGGGAAGGGGCCGGTTTTTAAATTCAACCGTGGGATGTTTACCGCAGTTATAGATGGGGAGAATCTAAGGAGGAAGAGAGAGGAAAGAGGCATGAGCTTAGGAGTCTTGGCAGATAGATTAGGAGTAACTCGCGAAACTGTGTATCGCTACGAGAGGGGGGAGATAGAGACGCCTTTAAGGGTAGCGCAGAAACTTATTGAAATGTTCGGAGAAGACGTAGTACGCAAATTCGATATAAATGAAAAACCGGCTATAAACCAAGATGAGATTAGAAACAGAGAGATCGTAAGAAACACCTATAGACTGCTGGAGAGCCATCCAGATGCCATTAGAGCAAGCGATCGTACATTACTTGTGTCTAGGAATAAAGA includes:
- a CDS encoding serine/threonine protein kinase; translated protein: MDVVKILLLTLGGGLEHALNVYRQLKDLQLEIVEGGNVLINGISVVGKGTNSVVFKCRPEITKNVELACKLRRGDSTRSSFAPEGQFLHLANTVGVGPEVYAYYKDIVIYRYIDGIHIDTWWREASPEKKRIVVEELMSQAYKLDKIGLSHNELSRLEKHVLIERDLPVIIDFESATLGSRNNVTQVSNGLMRLGLKPPAESLRTYKRCLCIDAFKEILRFFLDQL
- a CDS encoding helix-turn-helix domain-containing protein — encoded protein: MNKLVEATLNIVRNMGESLFVDLSKPYAYTLVAKFGNQKFLMRIASDAENISTSAVRDLKILSAYTDAISICIVSSVRGQILQRGTVYLRDNVKFISLSTFADALRGKGPVFKFNRGMFTAVIDGENLRRKREERGMSLGVLADRLGVTRETVYRYERGEIETPLRVAQKLIEMFGEDVVRKFDINEKPAINQDEIRNREIVRNTYRLLESHPDAIRASDRTLLVSRNKDRREYEKTVELANALNVEVENL
- a CDS encoding Sjogren's syndrome/scleroderma autoantigen 1 family protein → MERDVVKKIAQLVRAGAALTPYTCPVCGTVLVRLKTGELYCANCEKTVVLVKSEEEAQQALEVIQLREVRKIIFDKILQLGRELEKLTASEMVDHLRSMSLLLDIYERLSRIHTEVSKRQSTSS
- a CDS encoding phospholipid carrier-dependent glycosyltransferase, with amino-acid sequence MKEYLALFVIIAVFLYLTYTIASLPGSDGLPGNGGYISDEVWYVTSARNILHDFFKTPANSPYYTTTLDCLTNESRIVKEYVNINAVTVTGNVKCYIRRGFPYPDKEGILSYYNFEHPPLAKYVIGLMEAIHDEPLFWRIPSMVLGAATLILVFLSARRVTGNLWALAATALMIFDNTFRAMSGIAMLDIYLAFFTALLVYLHLSGRLLGVGTALGLAASVKYSGVFPLFGLAYLYGRRGVWGFVAVFLMAMSVFTLVNMPIAGQLGIQRWVHEILAAISWHTTSRPPGPIASNPLDWLCMHNSFALYTSPDIYASGTPAYLVALVYALYKRDDVSILYLSTYGGYWLVYLLGNHTLYSFYTTHFSPLAHILIARLLSDIARRK
- a CDS encoding RNA-binding protein, translated to MKRTRLSNREIKELRETYNFMTSILEEADVVEVAHVSEKQHIYLVDGEPLFLKVSEGELGVFVVPTLYLIHKSSKNRLLPQYPKAVVDQGAVVRIIKGADIMRPGIKSFVGDFNKGDIVFVTDEKNRVIAISVALYSKSEIEQMQKGKVLINLHHLGDKIWEISLKLVKEKS